The following are encoded in a window of Calditrichota bacterium genomic DNA:
- a CDS encoding type II toxin-antitoxin system HicB family antitoxin: MRDYWINVFFSEEDNCYVADIPDLEFCSAFGDTPEEAVHEVNIAKELWLEVAREDGKDIPKPRFRPALYQGVK, encoded by the coding sequence ATGCGCGACTATTGGATTAATGTCTTCTTCAGCGAAGAGGATAACTGCTATGTAGCGGATATTCCTGATCTGGAGTTCTGCTCCGCCTTCGGTGATACGCCCGAAGAGGCAGTTCACGAAGTCAACATTGCCAAAGAACTCTGGCTTGAGGTTGCGCGCGAGGACGGCAAGGATATTCCCAAGCCCCGCTTCCGCCCGGCGCTATATCAGGGGGTGAAGTGA
- a CDS encoding type II toxin-antitoxin system HicA family toxin — protein sequence MDRKELLKKIYHGETSNVRFIDFQNLIEGFGFRLRRISGSHHLFKHPLIPGYLNVQPLRGEAKAYQLRQFIRLIEKHHLSMEA from the coding sequence ATGGATCGTAAGGAATTACTCAAGAAAATCTATCATGGTGAAACTTCGAATGTCAGGTTTATCGACTTTCAGAATCTTATCGAAGGTTTCGGATTTCGATTGCGGCGGATCTCAGGAAGCCATCATCTGTTCAAGCATCCTCTGATTCCTGGATATCTGAATGTTCAGCCGCTAAGAGGCGAGGCAAAAGCCTATCAACTAAGGCAATTCATTAGGCTAATCGAAAAGCATCATCTTTCAATGGAGGCATAG
- a CDS encoding exopolyphosphatase → MFRITTRADWDGLVCAALLNIVEDCDRMRFIEPGPFQSGEGEVTPDDIIANLPYRKGCALWFDHHVSNKLEGEDFRGSFWVAPSAARVIYEFYGHDESLAGWDEMIAITDRIDSASLTMDEIASPSGVILISMTVEGKRPQDEPYWRHLIKILIRNDTAALLGDPEIIRRCGEFKSINNAFKEALLKHSRLEGNVLVTDFCGRFTGEPGNRFLPYALFPTCDTWVKLTDHPTDPARAHLSVGHSIFVRTNKVVVGDLMARYGGGGHKGAGTCRPLKDDADRVLKEVVGELQHGS, encoded by the coding sequence ATGTTTCGTATCACTACTCGCGCCGACTGGGACGGGCTGGTCTGCGCCGCGCTTCTGAACATCGTCGAAGATTGCGACCGGATGCGGTTCATCGAGCCGGGTCCATTCCAGTCCGGCGAAGGCGAGGTGACGCCCGACGACATCATCGCCAACCTGCCCTATCGCAAGGGATGCGCACTCTGGTTCGACCACCACGTCTCGAACAAACTGGAGGGCGAGGACTTCCGCGGCTCGTTCTGGGTGGCGCCGTCGGCCGCGAGGGTAATTTACGAGTTCTACGGGCACGACGAATCGCTCGCTGGTTGGGACGAGATGATCGCCATCACCGACCGCATTGACTCGGCGAGCCTTACGATGGACGAAATCGCGAGTCCTTCCGGCGTGATCCTCATCTCGATGACCGTCGAAGGCAAGCGCCCGCAGGACGAACCTTACTGGCGCCACCTGATCAAAATTCTGATCAGGAACGACACCGCCGCGTTGCTCGGCGACCCCGAAATCATTAGACGCTGCGGCGAGTTCAAATCTATCAACAACGCCTTTAAGGAGGCGCTTCTAAAGCACTCACGCCTTGAGGGTAACGTGCTGGTGACCGACTTTTGTGGGCGGTTCACCGGCGAGCCGGGCAACCGCTTTCTGCCCTATGCGCTCTTCCCAACCTGCGACACCTGGGTGAAACTGACAGATCACCCGACCGACCCGGCGCGGGCGCATCTCTCGGTGGGGCACAGCATCTTCGTCCGGACGAACAAGGTGGTAGTCGGCGACCTGATGGCGCGCTACGGCGGCGGCGGACACAAAGGCGCCGGGACCTGCAGACCGTTGAAGGATGATGCGGATCGGGTGCTAAAGGAGGTGGTGGGAGAGTTGCAGCATGGATCGTAA